From Pseudomonas fluorescens, one genomic window encodes:
- a CDS encoding response regulator — MTQTATILVIDDEPQIRKFLRISLASQGYKVLEAGTGAEGLALAALNKPDVLVLDLGLPDMDGQQVLREFREWSTVPVLVLSVRASEGQKVEALDGGANDYVTKPFGIQEFLARIRALLRQAPGAEAPEAALKFGPLTVDLAYRRVQLDGVDVALTRKEYAVLAQLARHAGRVITQQQLLKDIWGPTHTEDSHYLRIVVGHLRQKLADDPTRPRFILTEAGVGYRLLSET; from the coding sequence ATGACGCAGACCGCGACCATCCTGGTCATTGATGATGAGCCGCAGATTCGTAAATTCCTGCGTATCAGCCTCGCCTCCCAGGGCTACAAAGTGCTGGAGGCGGGCACCGGCGCCGAGGGCTTGGCCCTGGCGGCGCTGAACAAACCGGACGTGCTGGTGCTCGACCTGGGCTTGCCGGACATGGACGGCCAACAGGTGTTGCGCGAATTTCGCGAATGGTCGACGGTGCCGGTGCTGGTGCTGTCGGTACGCGCCAGTGAAGGCCAGAAGGTCGAGGCGCTGGATGGCGGCGCCAACGATTACGTGACCAAGCCGTTCGGTATTCAGGAGTTCCTCGCCCGAATTCGTGCGCTATTGCGCCAGGCACCGGGCGCAGAGGCACCGGAGGCGGCACTGAAATTCGGTCCATTGACGGTGGACCTGGCCTATCGACGAGTGCAGCTCGACGGGGTCGATGTCGCATTGACCCGCAAGGAGTACGCGGTACTCGCGCAACTGGCGCGTCACGCCGGCCGGGTGATTACCCAGCAGCAACTGCTCAAGGACATCTGGGGGCCTACTCATACCGAGGACAGCCACTATTTACGCATCGTCGTCGGGCATCTGCGCCAGAAACTGGCAGATGATCCCACCCGGCCGCGGTTCATTCTGACCGAGGCGGGTGTGGGCTATCGCTTGCTCAGCGAGACGTGA
- the kdpC gene encoding potassium-transporting ATPase subunit KdpC → MSTMIRPALSLLVLMTLITGVAYPLAVTGIAQVAFPDQANGSLLRDADGKVRGSALIAQDFVGDAWFHPRPSAGAFATVSSSASNLAPSNPALATRVIEAATQQQVAGQGPVPLALLTTSGSGLDPHLPPEAIAYQLARVAAARNLSQATLQQLFEAHIERPLVGPPVVNVLELNRALERL, encoded by the coding sequence ATGTCCACAATGATTCGCCCGGCGTTGAGCCTTCTGGTGCTCATGACCCTGATTACAGGCGTCGCCTATCCTTTGGCGGTGACCGGTATCGCCCAGGTTGCCTTTCCCGATCAGGCCAACGGCAGCTTGCTGCGGGACGCCGATGGCAAGGTGCGTGGCTCGGCTCTGATCGCCCAGGATTTCGTCGGTGATGCCTGGTTTCATCCACGGCCGTCAGCGGGTGCGTTTGCGACCGTTTCCAGCAGCGCCAGCAACCTCGCTCCGAGTAATCCGGCATTGGCCACGCGAGTAATCGAGGCGGCCACTCAGCAGCAGGTTGCAGGGCAGGGGCCGGTGCCGCTGGCCTTGCTGACCACTTCCGGCAGCGGCCTGGATCCGCACTTGCCACCTGAGGCAATTGCCTATCAACTGGCGCGGGTTGCCGCCGCTCGCAACCTCTCGCAGGCCACTCTGCAGCAGTTGTTCGAGGCGCATATCGAGCGGCCGCTGGTAGGCCCGCCAGTGGTGAATGTGCTGGAGTTGAACAGGGCTTTGGAAAGGCTGTAA
- a CDS encoding Mpo1-like protein, whose amino-acid sequence MGKRHPNLPAWQWRAYPNNHQHPTNLVLHLIAVPLFILAFLLIVSGVFSLSFTNVAIGIIGLLAALGLQRHGHSLEAEAAEPFSDRKDALSRLLVEQFLTFPRYVLSGGWWRAWRERHRR is encoded by the coding sequence ATGGGCAAACGTCACCCCAACCTTCCCGCCTGGCAATGGCGGGCCTACCCGAACAATCACCAGCACCCGACCAACCTGGTCCTGCATCTGATTGCCGTCCCGCTGTTTATCCTGGCGTTTCTGTTGATCGTGTCCGGCGTGTTCAGCCTGAGCTTCACCAACGTTGCGATTGGCATCATCGGGTTGCTCGCCGCACTGGGTCTGCAGCGCCATGGGCACAGCCTGGAAGCGGAGGCGGCCGAACCTTTCAGTGATCGCAAGGACGCCCTCTCGCGCTTGCTGGTCGAGCAGTTCCTGACCTTTCCGCGCTATGTCCTCAGTGGCGGCTGGTGGCGCGCCTGGCGTGAGCGCCACCGCCGCTGA
- a CDS encoding sensor histidine kinase, whose protein sequence is MSDSGRADALLADLPREGRGRLKVFLGAAPGVGKTYAMLQAAHSLLRQGVSVIAGVVETHGRAETEALLGGLPQQPLLRSEYRGVQLEEMDLDGLLLAKPKLVLVDELAHSNAPGSRHAKRWQDIQELLAAGIDVYTTVNVQHLESLNDQVRGITGVQVRETLPDWVLQEAYELLLIDLPPRELLERLRDGKVYVPEQARAAIDAFFTQTNLTALRELAMQTAAAQVDDDLSRGYRQLGQAAPAVRGRLLVGVDGDAQAERLVRHASRVAQRRHLPWSLVHVDNGSVRDEQARLRLQSAQQLAERLGGEVVLLRAGEVAKTLIQHAAERRASLVLVGQSQPRLRRRLFGGGLASRLLRNARGLEINVLDSDEEQHQPRQRPVQSLVWFDYALAPVATVLASALAWAVSSVLPLPNISLVFLAAVLLVAVRSSLGPALVCAVLSFLTYDFLFIPPNFSFAIQREEDVLTLLFFLLMAALTGNLAARQRRQLQALRDTQEETSELLDLSRKLTAATDRQAVVSAAAQHLLGWNDLQLCLVNRDGQGGWKVETGGPLQFNEAERAAADWAWQHDQPAGMGTGTLPFGRWWWWPLSVDDGPLGLLGVCPKAGEVFSAQRRRLLTALSQPLAQALARARLAEDLEAARLHGETEQLRSALLASVSHDLRTPLTSMRGSIDSLLALGEAIPLEDRRELLEGTRDEAERLDRYIQNLLDMTRLGHGALKLTRDWVAPADIVGSALNRLRAVLAPLQVIIEVPSELPLLFVHAALIEQALVNVLENAARFSPTHGRLQVSAGAGDSEVFFSVSDEGPGIPKDERSKIFDMFYTAARGDRGGQGTGLGLAICQGMVGAHGGRISVASGIQARGTCITLHLPLQEQPGLEGEA, encoded by the coding sequence ATGAGTGATTCCGGCCGCGCCGACGCATTGCTGGCTGATTTACCTCGCGAGGGGCGCGGCCGGCTCAAGGTGTTCCTGGGAGCCGCTCCGGGCGTCGGCAAAACCTACGCCATGCTGCAAGCCGCCCACAGCCTCTTGCGCCAGGGCGTGTCAGTCATTGCGGGCGTGGTCGAAACCCACGGCCGTGCGGAAACCGAGGCCTTGCTCGGCGGCTTGCCGCAACAGCCCTTGCTGCGCAGTGAGTACCGTGGCGTACAGCTGGAGGAAATGGACCTCGATGGCCTGTTGCTGGCTAAGCCGAAGCTGGTGCTGGTGGACGAGTTGGCCCACAGCAATGCCCCCGGCAGTCGGCATGCCAAGCGCTGGCAGGATATTCAGGAATTGCTGGCCGCCGGGATCGACGTCTATACCACGGTCAACGTGCAGCACCTGGAAAGCCTCAATGATCAGGTGCGCGGCATAACCGGCGTGCAAGTGCGCGAAACCTTGCCCGATTGGGTACTGCAGGAGGCTTATGAACTGCTGCTGATCGACTTGCCGCCGCGTGAACTGCTGGAGCGTCTGCGTGACGGCAAGGTGTATGTGCCGGAGCAGGCGCGGGCGGCGATCGACGCGTTCTTCACGCAGACCAATCTCACTGCGCTGCGCGAACTGGCGATGCAGACGGCGGCGGCGCAGGTCGATGATGACCTCAGTCGCGGCTATCGGCAATTGGGCCAGGCGGCGCCGGCGGTGCGCGGGCGTTTGCTGGTGGGGGTCGACGGCGATGCCCAGGCCGAGCGCCTGGTACGCCATGCCAGTCGCGTCGCGCAGCGTCGGCATTTGCCCTGGAGCCTGGTGCATGTGGACAACGGCAGCGTACGCGATGAGCAGGCGCGGCTGCGCCTGCAAAGCGCCCAGCAACTGGCCGAACGGTTGGGCGGCGAAGTGGTGTTGCTGCGGGCGGGTGAGGTGGCGAAAACCTTGATCCAGCATGCTGCCGAACGGCGCGCCAGCTTGGTGCTGGTCGGTCAGTCCCAGCCGCGTCTGCGGCGCCGGCTGTTCGGCGGTGGACTGGCTTCACGGTTGTTGCGCAATGCCCGTGGCCTGGAAATCAACGTATTGGACAGCGACGAAGAACAACATCAGCCGCGCCAGCGTCCGGTGCAGTCGCTGGTGTGGTTCGATTACGCTCTGGCACCGGTGGCGACGGTGCTGGCCAGCGCCCTGGCCTGGGCCGTGTCGAGTGTGTTGCCGCTGCCGAACATCTCCCTGGTGTTTCTGGCCGCCGTATTGCTGGTGGCGGTGCGCAGCAGTCTGGGGCCGGCGCTGGTGTGTGCGGTGCTGTCTTTCCTGACCTACGATTTTCTGTTCATCCCGCCGAATTTCTCCTTCGCGATTCAGCGTGAAGAGGACGTGCTGACTCTATTGTTTTTCCTGCTGATGGCGGCGCTCACAGGCAACCTCGCCGCACGTCAGCGCCGGCAATTGCAAGCGCTGCGCGATACTCAGGAGGAAACCAGTGAACTGCTCGATCTGTCGCGCAAACTGACTGCGGCCACCGATCGGCAGGCGGTGGTCAGTGCCGCGGCGCAGCATCTGCTGGGCTGGAACGATCTGCAGCTGTGCCTGGTAAATCGGGACGGGCAGGGCGGCTGGAAAGTCGAGACGGGCGGCCCGCTGCAGTTCAATGAAGCCGAGCGCGCGGCCGCCGATTGGGCCTGGCAGCACGATCAGCCGGCGGGCATGGGCACCGGGACGTTGCCCTTCGGACGTTGGTGGTGGTGGCCGTTGTCGGTGGATGACGGTCCCCTGGGTTTGCTGGGTGTTTGTCCCAAGGCGGGAGAGGTGTTCAGCGCCCAGCGCCGACGCTTGCTGACCGCACTTAGCCAACCATTGGCCCAGGCATTGGCCCGGGCCCGCCTGGCCGAGGACCTGGAGGCCGCGCGCCTGCATGGCGAGACTGAGCAGTTGCGCAGCGCCTTGCTGGCCTCGGTGTCCCACGATCTGCGCACGCCATTGACCTCCATGCGCGGCAGCATCGACAGTTTGTTGGCCTTGGGCGAGGCTATCCCGCTGGAAGATCGTCGAGAGTTGCTCGAAGGCACCCGCGATGAGGCCGAGCGACTGGATCGCTACATCCAGAACCTGCTGGACATGACTCGCCTGGGGCATGGTGCGCTGAAGCTTACGCGCGACTGGGTGGCTCCGGCCGATATCGTCGGCAGTGCGCTCAACCGACTGCGCGCGGTGCTGGCGCCGCTGCAGGTGATCATCGAGGTGCCGAGCGAGTTGCCGCTGCTGTTCGTCCACGCCGCGTTGATCGAGCAGGCGCTGGTCAACGTGCTGGAAAACGCCGCGCGTTTTTCTCCCACCCACGGCCGCTTGCAAGTGAGTGCGGGCGCTGGCGACAGCGAAGTGTTTTTTTCGGTCAGCGATGAAGGTCCGGGGATTCCGAAGGACGAACGAAGCAAGATCTTTGACATGTTCTACACCGCGGCGCGGGGTGATCGGGGCGGGCAGGGCACCGGGCTGGGCCTGGCCATCTGCCAGGGCATGGTCGGTGCCCATGGCGGGCGGATCAGCGTGGCCAGTGGCATTCAAGCGCGGGGCACCTGCATTACTCTGCACCTGCCCCTGCAGGAGCAACCGGGGCTTGAGGGTGAAGCCTGA
- a CDS encoding patatin-like phospholipase family protein, producing the protein MKKRVALVLGSGGARGYAHIGVIEEIERRGYDIACVAGCSMGAVVGGIYAAGKLNDYRDWIESLDYLDVLRLVDVSFRLGAIRGEKVFGQIRKIVGEINIEELRIPYTAVATDLTNQQEIWFQEGCLHQAMRASAAIPSLFTPVMQGNRMLVDGGLLNPLPIVPVVSSHCDLIIAVNLNSTNQKHYQLPVIQRPAAFKSRFDSLLNSLGSHMPFRRKQAEQLLLLEQEALRSEAAEFNPWIEPAEPEAQQPANGPENEGAPKSATGSFIIDNVGPASLLDLINQSFEVMQTSLAQYKIAGYPPDVLINVPKRVCRFFEFYKAPELIALGREIARDTLDRYENERD; encoded by the coding sequence ATGAAGAAGCGCGTCGCACTGGTACTCGGCTCCGGTGGCGCCCGGGGTTATGCCCATATCGGGGTCATCGAAGAAATTGAACGACGCGGCTACGACATTGCCTGTGTCGCTGGCTGCTCCATGGGGGCCGTGGTGGGCGGCATCTACGCGGCTGGCAAACTGAACGATTACCGTGACTGGATTGAAAGCCTGGATTACCTCGATGTCCTGCGCCTGGTGGACGTCAGTTTTCGTCTGGGTGCTATACGGGGGGAAAAAGTTTTCGGGCAGATCCGCAAGATTGTCGGCGAGATCAACATTGAAGAGCTGCGCATCCCTTACACCGCCGTAGCCACCGACCTGACCAACCAGCAGGAAATCTGGTTCCAGGAAGGCTGCCTGCACCAGGCCATGCGTGCCTCGGCGGCGATTCCCAGCCTGTTCACCCCGGTGATGCAGGGCAACCGCATGCTGGTGGATGGCGGCCTGCTCAATCCCTTGCCGATCGTGCCGGTGGTGTCGAGCCATTGCGACCTGATCATCGCGGTCAATCTCAATTCGACCAACCAGAAACACTACCAACTGCCAGTGATCCAGCGTCCGGCAGCCTTCAAAAGCCGCTTCGACAGCCTGCTCAACTCTCTCGGCTCGCATATGCCGTTCCGCCGCAAACAGGCCGAGCAACTGCTTTTGCTGGAACAGGAAGCACTGCGCAGTGAAGCCGCGGAGTTCAACCCCTGGATCGAGCCCGCCGAACCCGAAGCCCAGCAACCGGCCAACGGTCCGGAAAACGAAGGTGCGCCAAAGTCGGCCACCGGCTCGTTTATCATCGATAACGTCGGCCCCGCCTCATTGCTGGACCTGATCAACCAAAGCTTTGAGGTGATGCAAACGTCCCTGGCGCAGTACAAGATCGCCGGTTATCCACCGGACGTCCTGATCAACGTGCCGAAACGGGTCTGCCGGTTTTTCGAGTTCTACAAGGCGCCGGAGTTGATCGCCCTGGGACGTGAGATTGCGCGGGACACCCTGGACCGCTACGAGAATGAGCGCGACTGA
- the kdpB gene encoding potassium-transporting ATPase subunit KdpB: MNMPATKAVAAKAPEQPNTAISALWRPALVQAFVKLDPRQLKRSPVMLVVELTAILTTLLCLVPDTAVPTLVAAQIALWLWFTVLFANFAEALAEGRGKARADSLKAGSEGLSARRKQADGSFQVVPATSLRKGDVVRVAAGEMIPGDGEVIEGIAAVNEAAITGESAPVIRESGGDRSAVTGNTRLVSDWLLVRITANPGESTLDRMIALVEGAKRQKTPNEVALDILLIGLTMIFLVVVVTLQPFAHFANGSLPLVFLVALLVTLIPTTIGGLLSAIGIAGMDRLVRLNVIAKSGRAVEAAGDVHVLLLDKTGTITFGNRRCSAIYAAPGVTAKELAEGALFASLADDTAEGKSIVEYLRGLYPQAEPTADALTAVPFSAETRLSGVDCQGRVYRKGAVDSLLAFIGQSRTDLQPAMVREIERIAQSGGTPLLVCVDGKLLGAIHLKDVVKPGIRERFAELRKLGIRTVMVTGDNPLTAAAIAAEAGVDDVLAEATPEKKLARIRHEQNDGRLVAMCGDGANDAPALAQADVGMAMNDGTQAAREAANMVDLDSDPTKLLDVVQVGKELLVTRGALTTFSIANDVAKYFAILPALFASIYPQLGVLNIMHLSSPQSAIVSAIVFNALIIVALIPLALRGVRVQAASAAHLLRRNLLIYGVGGIIVPFAGIKLIDLLLTALHLV; encoded by the coding sequence ATGAACATGCCCGCAACCAAAGCCGTCGCCGCCAAGGCGCCGGAGCAACCCAACACCGCGATCTCGGCCCTGTGGCGGCCGGCGCTGGTGCAAGCCTTCGTCAAGCTTGATCCGCGACAATTGAAGCGTTCGCCGGTGATGCTGGTGGTCGAATTGACCGCGATACTCACCACCCTGTTATGCCTGGTCCCGGACACTGCGGTGCCGACCCTGGTCGCGGCGCAAATTGCGCTGTGGCTGTGGTTTACCGTGTTGTTCGCCAACTTTGCCGAAGCGCTCGCCGAGGGGCGTGGCAAGGCTCGGGCTGACAGTCTCAAGGCCGGGAGCGAGGGCCTCAGCGCCCGGCGCAAACAGGCCGATGGCAGCTTTCAGGTGGTGCCCGCCACCAGCCTGCGCAAAGGTGATGTGGTGCGGGTTGCCGCCGGGGAAATGATCCCGGGGGACGGCGAGGTCATCGAGGGAATTGCCGCCGTCAATGAGGCGGCGATCACCGGTGAGTCGGCCCCGGTGATTCGAGAGTCGGGTGGTGATCGTTCGGCGGTCACCGGTAATACGCGACTGGTGTCTGACTGGCTGCTGGTGCGCATCACCGCCAACCCCGGCGAATCGACGCTGGACCGGATGATCGCCTTGGTGGAAGGCGCCAAGCGCCAGAAAACCCCCAACGAAGTGGCGCTGGATATCCTGCTGATCGGCCTGACCATGATCTTCCTGGTAGTGGTCGTGACCTTGCAGCCTTTCGCTCATTTCGCCAATGGCAGCCTGCCGCTGGTATTCCTCGTGGCGCTGCTGGTGACGCTGATTCCCACCACCATCGGCGGCCTGTTATCGGCCATCGGGATTGCCGGCATGGACCGCCTGGTGCGCCTCAACGTCATCGCCAAATCCGGCCGAGCCGTAGAGGCCGCGGGGGACGTGCATGTGCTGTTGCTGGACAAGACCGGCACCATCACCTTCGGTAACCGTCGTTGCTCGGCCATTTATGCCGCGCCCGGCGTGACGGCCAAGGAACTGGCCGAGGGGGCATTGTTCGCTTCGCTGGCCGATGACACGGCTGAAGGCAAGTCGATCGTCGAGTACCTGCGTGGGCTTTATCCACAGGCTGAACCGACGGCCGACGCCCTGACTGCCGTGCCCTTCAGTGCTGAAACCCGCTTGTCCGGTGTCGACTGTCAGGGCCGCGTGTACCGTAAAGGCGCGGTGGATTCGTTGCTCGCCTTTATCGGCCAGAGCCGCACCGACCTGCAACCGGCGATGGTGCGGGAAATCGAGCGGATTGCCCAGAGTGGCGGAACGCCGCTGCTGGTGTGTGTCGATGGCAAGTTGTTGGGCGCGATCCATCTCAAGGATGTGGTCAAGCCGGGGATTCGCGAACGCTTCGCCGAACTGCGCAAGCTGGGGATTCGCACGGTCATGGTCACTGGAGACAACCCGTTGACGGCAGCGGCGATTGCTGCCGAAGCGGGGGTCGACGATGTCCTGGCCGAAGCGACGCCGGAGAAAAAACTGGCACGCATCCGCCACGAGCAAAATGACGGGCGCCTGGTTGCCATGTGTGGCGACGGTGCCAACGATGCGCCGGCGCTGGCTCAGGCGGATGTCGGCATGGCGATGAACGACGGCACCCAGGCGGCACGGGAAGCGGCGAACATGGTTGATCTCGACAGCGATCCGACCAAGTTGCTGGACGTGGTACAGGTCGGCAAGGAATTGCTGGTGACCCGTGGGGCGCTGACCACCTTTTCCATCGCCAACGATGTGGCCAAGTACTTTGCGATCCTGCCGGCGCTGTTCGCCTCGATTTATCCACAGCTCGGCGTGCTCAACATCATGCACCTGAGCAGTCCGCAAAGCGCGATTGTCTCGGCCATCGTCTTCAACGCACTGATCATCGTCGCCCTGATCCCGCTGGCCTTGCGTGGCGTGCGGGTGCAAGCCGCGAGTGCGGCCCATCTGCTGCGGCGCAACCTTCTGATCTACGGGGTTGGCGGGATCATCGTACCGTTCGCCGGGATCAAGCTGATCGACCTGCTATTGACCGCGCTGCACCTGGTGTAA
- a CDS encoding CHAD domain-containing protein, giving the protein MSVLVDRLVAQVLGVQVRLLACQARLSARTDPEALHDLRTTVRRLRSLLRPLRGLPGVEQLEAASASVGELTTPLRDREVLAAYLLEQGHMQAAERRIRQMATAFPEVADSAQLSQLLMVLDVFPRFLRASQRQGLLKGLRWRIEKRLAKQWKTLDRTLHDPAHDRHRLRLLIKRVRYAIEAYPELDRLPAAAMPRLKAAQSALGDWHDCWQWLARVEHESDLVPCVAVWQQTMLEAQERADRVLDKLSAACFKS; this is encoded by the coding sequence ATGTCAGTGTTGGTTGATCGGTTGGTGGCTCAGGTGCTGGGCGTGCAGGTGCGATTACTGGCGTGTCAGGCGCGCTTGAGTGCCAGGACCGACCCAGAGGCTTTGCACGATTTACGCACCACGGTTCGCCGCTTGCGCAGCCTGTTACGGCCCTTGCGTGGCTTGCCCGGGGTCGAGCAACTGGAAGCAGCGTCGGCGAGCGTCGGCGAACTGACCACGCCGCTGCGCGATCGTGAAGTGTTGGCCGCCTACCTGCTCGAGCAGGGGCATATGCAAGCGGCCGAGCGGCGGATTCGGCAAATGGCCACGGCCTTTCCCGAAGTAGCGGACAGCGCTCAACTGTCGCAATTGCTGATGGTGCTCGATGTGTTCCCACGCTTTTTGCGAGCCTCCCAACGCCAGGGGTTGCTCAAGGGCTTGCGCTGGCGTATCGAAAAGCGCCTGGCCAAACAATGGAAAACCCTCGACCGGACCCTCCATGACCCAGCCCATGATCGGCATCGCCTGCGCCTGCTGATCAAGCGTGTGCGGTACGCCATCGAAGCCTACCCCGAACTTGACCGTTTGCCGGCCGCCGCCATGCCACGGCTCAAGGCGGCGCAAAGTGCCCTGGGCGACTGGCATGATTGCTGGCAATGGCTGGCGCGTGTCGAGCACGAATCGGACTTGGTGCCCTGCGTTGCGGTCTGGCAGCAGACCATGCTTGAGGCACAGGAGCGCGCTGATCGGGTGCTCGACAAGTTGAGTGCGGCCTGCTTCAAATCTTGA
- a CDS encoding acyl-CoA thioesterase has product MRFSELIDAVRRSPAGLVIPAQWSQGRASFGGLVAALQYEAMRARVPADRPVRSLAITFVGPAAPDVPIQFEVEVLREGKAVSQVLGRAMQDGQVVTLVQGSFGASRASEVEIAAAPAPQMKHWDDCQELPYIPGVTPEFMRHLAMRWSIGGLPFTGNTSREMGGWVRLRNEVDAQPLSEACILALVDAWPPALLPHLKKPAAGSTLTWTIEFVQPLLELSTLDWCKYCVTTEHARDGYGHAAAALWSAEGKLIALSRQTVTIFA; this is encoded by the coding sequence ATGCGCTTTTCAGAATTGATCGATGCGGTTCGGCGCTCACCTGCCGGGTTGGTGATCCCTGCCCAATGGAGCCAGGGACGCGCCAGTTTTGGCGGCCTGGTCGCGGCTCTGCAGTACGAAGCCATGCGTGCCAGGGTCCCGGCGGATCGCCCGGTGCGCTCGCTGGCGATCACCTTCGTCGGACCGGCCGCGCCCGACGTGCCGATTCAGTTTGAAGTGGAGGTGCTGCGCGAAGGCAAGGCCGTGAGTCAGGTACTGGGACGCGCCATGCAAGATGGCCAGGTGGTCACGCTGGTACAGGGCAGCTTCGGCGCCTCGCGTGCTTCCGAAGTCGAGATCGCGGCCGCTCCTGCGCCGCAAATGAAGCATTGGGACGATTGCCAGGAGTTGCCGTACATCCCGGGAGTGACGCCCGAATTCATGCGCCATCTGGCGATGCGCTGGAGCATCGGCGGCTTACCGTTTACCGGCAACACTTCGCGGGAAATGGGCGGCTGGGTTCGATTGCGCAATGAAGTCGACGCGCAACCGCTCAGCGAAGCCTGCATCCTGGCGCTGGTCGACGCCTGGCCACCGGCGCTGTTGCCGCACCTGAAAAAGCCCGCAGCCGGCAGCACCCTGACCTGGACCATCGAATTCGTCCAGCCGTTGCTCGAGCTCAGTACGCTGGACTGGTGCAAGTACTGCGTCACCACCGAGCATGCCCGCGATGGTTACGGGCACGCCGCGGCGGCACTGTGGAGTGCCGAGGGCAAGTTGATTGCTTTGAGCCGGCAGACGGTGACGATCTTCGCCTGA
- a CDS encoding methyl-accepting chemotaxis protein yields the protein MGAWLSNISLKYKFWAVNAVAFVTTLLLVLYAVQLEQQARHQAARQGAEAQAQLIRHWPADQALPKSDSLLSYGSEQIPTLNQQPLPQLSQASGWVPLNSMPVFGRDLLIGAEVVPGAEGQRTAVLAYGPSLTQVFSDRFMNYALAVLILMLAMLGASQLLIRFLLSQLNTLKDVMLHVEKTGDLAARVPLSCADEVGQMASAFNAMQAGYQRVVTTVADTARQLDIGAARLASSMNDVRHGMLGQQSETDQAATAINEMSATVHHIAQHAGATRDLSQTADNLAGSGQQVVSRVQDSIAGLSTGVQQTAEMIQRLAEDSQKINGVVSVIHSIAEQTNLLALNAAIEAARAGEMGRGFAVVADEVRNLAKRVQSSTDEITRMISALQAGTRDAVDFMQESSFKADDCAQQAQEAGSALAKITGAVAQMRESNTQIAVAAEQQSQVAEEMNRAVVSIRDVTEDTVQQTVDSATTSHELATLAGQLNKAIGQLKL from the coding sequence ATGGGTGCCTGGCTTAGCAATATCTCGCTGAAGTACAAATTCTGGGCGGTCAATGCCGTCGCCTTCGTCACCACCCTGCTCCTGGTGCTGTACGCGGTGCAGCTTGAGCAACAGGCTCGCCATCAGGCGGCACGCCAGGGTGCCGAGGCACAGGCGCAGTTGATCCGTCACTGGCCCGCCGATCAAGCGTTGCCGAAATCCGACTCACTGCTGAGCTACGGATCGGAGCAAATTCCAACCCTGAACCAACAGCCCTTGCCCCAACTGAGCCAGGCCAGCGGCTGGGTACCGCTCAACTCCATGCCGGTGTTTGGCCGCGACCTGCTGATCGGCGCCGAAGTCGTGCCCGGTGCTGAGGGTCAGCGCACGGCCGTACTGGCCTACGGACCCAGCTTGACCCAGGTCTTCAGCGACCGCTTCATGAACTATGCGCTGGCCGTGTTGATCCTGATGCTGGCCATGCTCGGCGCATCGCAGTTGTTGATCCGCTTTTTGCTCAGCCAACTCAACACCCTCAAGGATGTGATGCTGCACGTGGAGAAAACCGGCGACCTGGCGGCTCGCGTACCGCTGTCCTGCGCCGATGAAGTGGGTCAGATGGCCAGCGCCTTCAACGCCATGCAGGCCGGCTATCAACGGGTCGTAACCACAGTGGCCGACACCGCACGCCAACTCGATATTGGCGCCGCACGCCTGGCCAGCAGCATGAACGACGTGCGTCATGGCATGCTCGGTCAACAAAGCGAGACCGACCAGGCCGCCACCGCGATCAACGAAATGTCCGCCACGGTTCATCACATTGCCCAACACGCAGGCGCCACCCGTGATCTGTCGCAAACCGCCGACAACCTCGCAGGCAGCGGCCAGCAAGTGGTCAGCCGGGTGCAGGACTCGATTGCCGGGCTGTCCACCGGTGTGCAACAGACCGCCGAGATGATCCAGCGCCTGGCCGAGGACAGCCAGAAAATCAATGGCGTGGTCAGCGTGATTCACAGCATTGCCGAGCAGACCAATCTGCTGGCCCTCAACGCCGCCATCGAAGCCGCCCGCGCCGGCGAAATGGGCCGCGGCTTTGCAGTGGTCGCCGATGAGGTGCGTAACCTGGCCAAGCGCGTGCAGAGTTCCACCGACGAAATCACCCGGATGATTTCAGCGCTGCAGGCCGGGACGCGCGACGCCGTGGATTTCATGCAGGAGAGTTCGTTCAAAGCCGACGACTGCGCGCAGCAGGCGCAGGAAGCGGGAAGCGCGCTGGCAAAAATCACTGGCGCCGTGGCACAGATGCGGGAAAGCAATACCCAGATCGCGGTGGCCGCCGAGCAGCAGAGCCAGGTTGCCGAAGAGATGAATCGTGCGGTGGTGAGTATTCGCGATGTAACCGAGGACACCGTGCAGCAGACCGTGGATTCGGCGACCACCAGCCACGAGCTTGCGACCTTGGCCGGCCAACTGAACAAGGCGATTGGCCAGCTCAAGCTTTAA